In Callospermophilus lateralis isolate mCalLat2 unplaced genomic scaffold, mCalLat2.hap1 Scaffold_45, whole genome shotgun sequence, a single genomic region encodes these proteins:
- the LOC143388939 gene encoding LOW QUALITY PROTEIN: ribosomal RNA processing protein 1 homolog A-like (The sequence of the model RefSeq protein was modified relative to this genomic sequence to represent the inferred CDS: substituted 2 bases at 2 genomic stop codons) yields MVSQTQLPPEIQLAQRLAGNEQVTRDRAVRKLRKYIVARTQRATGGFTHDELLKVWKGLFYCMWMQDKPLLQEELGRTISQLVHAFXTTETQHLFLQTFWQTMNREWAGIDRLRLDKFYMLMPMVLNESLKAVRTQGWEEKQVEQLLELLITEILHPSSQAPNGVKSHFIEIFLEELTKVGAKELTADQNLQFIDPFCKTTACTKDSLVLHNIARGIFETIVEQAPFAIEDLMHEMDAQDGEDEASDGDSESLEGECEXDLLSHRLCRRPPNSSIRRTDLEKGKGTGDDEDSAGPVLQFDYEAVANRLFEVASWQSTPSQNRKRLYKVIQSELQDLAGGTFPENDIPEKTYRHLLEGRWERKMRRHSLKSRPKNKRRRTGGDY; encoded by the exons ATGGTCTCGCAGACGCAGCTCCCGCCTGAGATCCAGCTGGCTCAGCGCCTGGCGGGGAACGAGCAGGTGACCCGAGACCGGGCGGTGCGGAAACTCCGGAAGTACATCGTCGCCAGGACCCAGCGGGCCACAGGTGG TTTCACACATGACGAGCTGCTGAAGGTATGGAAAGGGCTGTTTTACTGCATGTGGATGCAAGACAAACCACTCCTGCAG GAAGAACTAGGAAGGACAATCTCCCAGCTCGTCCATGCTTTTTAGACCACAGAGACAC AGCACCTGTTCCTGCAGACGTTCTGGCAGACCATGAACCGCGAGTGGGCCGGCATCGACAGACTGCGCCTGGACAAGTTCTACATG CTCATGCCGATGGTTCTAAATGAGTCCTTGAAGGCCGTGAGAACACAAGGATGGGAAGAAAA GCAGGTTGAGCAGCTTCTGGAGCTGCTGATCACTGAGATCCTGCACCCCAGCAGCCAGGCCCCCAACGGAGTGAAGAGCCACTTCATCGAGATCTTCCTGGAGGAGCTGACCAAAGTGGGAGCTAAAGAG CTCACCGCAGATCAGAACCTGCAGTTCATTGACCCCTTCTGCAAGACCACTGCCTGCACTAAGGA CTCCCTGGTTTTGCATAACATTGCTCGGGGCATCTTTGAGACCATCGTGGAGCAGGCCCCATTTGCCATTGAGGACCTGATGCATGAAATGGATGCGCAGGACGGGGAGGATGAGGCGTCAGATGGTGACAGTGAATCTCTGGAAGGTGAGTGTGAATAGGACCTGCTATCCCATAGACTCTGCAG GAGACCGCCCAACA GCTCCATACGCAGGACTGACCTTGAGAAGGGCAAGGGGACAGGAGATGATGAGGACAGTGCTGGCCCCGTCCTCCAG TTTGACTACGAGGCCGTTGCTAACAGGCTGTTTGAAGTGGCCAGTTGGCAGAGCACTCCTTCTCAGAACAGGAAGCGCCTCTACAAAGTGATCCAGAGTGA GCTGCAGGACCTGGCTGGAG GCACCTTCCCCGAGAACGACATCCCGGAAAAAACCTACAGGCATCTGCTTGAAGGGAGGTGGGAGCGCAAGATGAGGAGGCACTCACTGAAGTCAAGACCAAAGAACAAGAGGAGGAGGACTGGAGGTGACTATTGA